One window of the Pirellulales bacterium genome contains the following:
- a CDS encoding AAA family ATPase, whose product MPSFSRSLEKALHQALSLASERHQEYATLEHLLLALLEDQDAAAVMRACNVDLDMLRRNLIEYIDTELANLATGSDEDSKPTAGFQRVIQRAVIHVQSSGREEVTGANVLVAIFAERESHAAYFLQEQDMTRYDAVNYISHGIAKRAGMGDARPVRGVDDDAATVEERGDNKKKADALEAYCVNLNDKAKKGRIDPLIGRDAEISRTIQILCRRQKNNPLLVGDPGVGKTAIAEGLAKRIVEGNVPEVLKKSTVFSLDMGTLLAGTRYRGDFEERLKQVIKEIEEFPGAIMFIDEIHTVIGAGATSGGAMDASNLLKPALASGTIRCIGSTTYKEYRQFFEKDRALVRRFQKIDVNEPSVPDAIEILKGLK is encoded by the coding sequence GTGCCGTCATTCTCCCGCAGTCTGGAAAAGGCCCTGCATCAGGCGTTGTCGCTGGCGAGCGAACGCCATCAGGAATACGCAACGCTCGAACATCTGCTGCTCGCCCTGCTCGAAGATCAGGACGCCGCAGCGGTCATGCGTGCGTGCAATGTCGATCTCGACATGCTTCGCCGCAATCTCATCGAGTACATCGACACTGAGCTCGCGAACCTCGCGACTGGCTCGGACGAGGACTCGAAGCCGACGGCAGGGTTCCAGCGCGTCATTCAGCGCGCGGTGATTCATGTTCAGTCGTCGGGCCGCGAGGAAGTGACCGGCGCCAACGTGCTGGTCGCGATCTTCGCCGAGCGCGAGAGCCATGCTGCGTACTTCCTGCAGGAGCAGGACATGACGCGCTACGACGCGGTCAACTACATCAGCCACGGCATCGCCAAGCGGGCCGGCATGGGCGACGCGCGTCCGGTTCGCGGCGTCGATGATGATGCGGCCACCGTCGAAGAGCGCGGCGACAACAAGAAGAAGGCGGACGCTCTCGAAGCTTATTGCGTCAATCTCAACGACAAGGCCAAGAAGGGCCGCATCGATCCCTTGATCGGCCGCGACGCGGAGATCAGCCGCACCATCCAGATTCTTTGCCGGCGACAGAAGAACAATCCGCTGCTGGTTGGTGACCCTGGCGTTGGCAAGACCGCCATCGCGGAGGGTCTGGCCAAGCGCATCGTCGAAGGCAATGTGCCGGAGGTGCTCAAGAAGTCGACCGTGTTCTCGCTCGACATGGGCACGCTGCTCGCCGGTACCCGCTACCGCGGCGATTTTGAGGAACGCCTCAAGCAGGTGATCAAGGAGATCGAGGAGTTCCCCGGCGCCATCATGTTCATCGACGAAATCCACACCGTGATCGGTGCGGGCGCCACGTCGGGCGGCGCCATGGATGCCTCGAACTTGCTGAAGCCGGCGCTGGCTTCCGGCACGATCCGCTGTATCGGCTCCACGACCTACAAGGAATACCGCCAGTTCTTCGAGAAGGACCGGGCGCTTGTCCGTCGCTTCCAGAAGATCGACGTCAACGAGCCGTCGGTGCCGGACGCGATCGAGATCCTGAAGGGGCTCAAGC